One part of the Sus scrofa isolate TJ Tabasco breed Duroc chromosome 8, Sscrofa11.1, whole genome shotgun sequence genome encodes these proteins:
- the ENAM gene encoding enamelin precursor (The RefSeq protein has 3 substitutions compared to this genomic sequence), with amino-acid sequence MLLSCRHGASSPKLDNLVPSGKMKILLVFLGLLCYSAAMPMQMPRMPGFSSKSEEMMRYGHFNFMNAPHMAHLGTLYGNGMQLPQFFPQYQMPMWPQPPPNKKHPQKPSASKQQSKTDPAPESQKPNQPQPKTPTPKQPLNEPSPTPTQPEEETQTPQAFPPFGNGLFPYQQPLWHVPHRIPPGYGRPPTSNEEGGNPYFGFFGYHGFGGRPPYYSEEMFEQDFEKPKEKDPPKTETPATEPSVNTTVPETNSTQPNAPNPRGNDTSPTGTSGQGPNPRSNPTGQNGPAVNVSGQGVPRSQSPWGPRQTIIHENYPNPNIRGFPARRQWRPPGPAMGHRRNGPFYRNQQIQRGPRWNSFTLEGKQAVRPGYPTYRRVYGSTARSNPPNYAGNSANLRRKPEGPNKNPMVTNVAPPGPKHGTVDQNENIQNPREKQVSQKERTVVPTRDPSGPWRNSQDYGINKSNYKLPQPEDNMLVPNFNSIDQRENSYYPRGESKRAPNSDGQTQTQIIPKGIVLEPRRIPYESETNQPELKHSAYQPVYTEGIPSPAKEHFPAGRNTWNQQEISPPFKEDPGRQEEHLPHLSHGSRVHVYYPDYNPYDPRENSPYLRSNTWYERDDSPNTMGQPENPHYPMNTPDPKETIPYNEEDPIDPTGDEHFPGQSRWDMEELSFKEDPTVRHYEGEQYTSNQPKEYLPYSLDNPSKPREDFLYGEFYPWNPEENFPSYNTAPTVSSPVESRGYYANNAVGQEESTMFPSWSSWDPRIQAQGQKEGRPYLNRNFWDQSTNLYKTPTSSPHQKENQPYSNNSPAGLQKNPTWHEGENLNYGMQITRLNSPERDHLAFPDLIPPDYPGGQKESHVFHLSQRGPCCAGGSMWPKNNPLALQDYTQSFGLAPGENPDTSIGYAEDSHIKYARQTVSPTSIVPGQRNSSEKILPGESQNPSPFKDDVSTLRRSTPCSVKSQLSQRGIMPLPEANSLQSKNTPCLTSDLGGDGNNVLEQIFEGNQLNERTVDLTPEQLVFGTPDKEPRPEGIPNEMQGNESERQQQRQSSILQLPCFGSKLANYHTSSIGTPSSLGRQDSFDGDPIMPTETPNSLAGLATGAQFQNINVDPLNEDEHTPFDSLQIGTNPQDQVQDCLLLQA; translated from the exons ATGCTGCTTTCGTGCAGGCATGGAGCCTCTTCTCCTAAGCTAGATAACTTG GTACCAAGTGGAAAAATGAAGATTCTCCTGGTCTTTCTAGGTCTGCTTTGCTATTCTGCTGCTATGCCA ATGCAAATGCCCCGAATGCCTGGATTTAGCAGCAAAAGTGAGGAG ATGATGCGCTATGGTCACTTCAACTTTATGAACGCCCCACAT ATGGCACACCTGGGCACCTTGTATGGAAATGGTATGCAGCTCCCTCAGTTCTTCCCACAGTATCAGATGCCTATGTGGCCTCAGCCACCACCCAACAAGAAGCACCCACAGAAACCTTCAGCATCCAAACAGCAGAGCAAAACTGATCCAGCCCCAGAGAGCCAGAAACCCAACCAGCCTCAACCAAAAACCCCCACGCCAAAGCAGCCTTTAAACGAGCCGTCACCTACTCCAACTCAGCCTGAAGAGGAAACCCAGACACCTCAG GCATTTCCACCGTTCGGCAATGGGCTATTTCCCTATCAACAGCCACTGTGGCATGTTCCACAT AGGATACCACCAGGCTATGGACGTCCACCAACCAGCAATGAAGAAGGCGGG AATCCTTACTTTGGATTTTTTGGATATCATGGATTTGGGGGCCGTCCTCCTTATTACTCAGAGGAGATGTTTGAACAAGATtttgaaaaaccaaaagaaaaagatcctCCCAAAACAGAGACTCCAGCCACTGAACCTTCAGTTAATACAACAGTTCCTGAGACAAATTCTACCCAGCCAAACGCACCCAATCCCCGGGGAAATGACACCAGCCCAACAGGAACCAGTGGCCAGGGGCCTAACCCTAGAAGCAACCCTACAGGTCAAAACGGCCCTGCAGTTAATGTTTCAGGCCAGGGAGTTCCAAGAAGTCAAAGCCCATGGGGACCAAGGCAGACAATTATTCATGAAAATTATCCAAATCCTAACATCCGAGGTTTTCCTGCAAGAAGACAATGGCGTCCTCCTGGTCCTGCTATGGGGCACAGGCGTAATGGGCCTTTTTACCGAAATCAACAAATTCAAAGGGGTCCTCGGTGGAACTCTTTTACTTTGGAAGGCAAACAAGCAGTTCGTCCAGGATATCCAACATATCGCAGAGTTTATGGTTCTACTGCAAGAAGTAATCCCCCCAATTATGCAGGAAATTCAGCGAATCTCAGAAGAAAGCCTGAGGGGCCAAATAAGAACCCTATGGTAACCAATGTTGCTCCTCCAGGTCCCAAACATGGTACTGTTGaccaaaatgaaaacatccaAAATCCAAGAGAGAAGcaagtaagtcaaaaagaaagaacagtCATTCCCACAAGGGATCCAAGTGGCCCCTGGAGAAACTCTCAAGACTATGGGATTAATAAATCAAACTATAAACTGCCTCAGCCGGAGGATAACATGCTAGTCCCAAATTTTAATTCTATTGATCAACGTGAAAACTCTTATTACCCAAGAGGGGAGTCCAAAAGAGCCCCAAATTCTGATGGACAAACCCAAACCCAGATTATTCCCAAAGGGATTGTTTTAGAGCCAAGAAGAATCCCATATGAATCAGAAACTAATCAGCCAGAATTAAAGCACAGTGCCTATCAGCCTGTGTACACTGAGGGAATCCCTTCCCCTGCAAAGGAACATTTTCCTGCTGGAAGAAATACTTGGAATCAACAAGAAATCTCTCCACCTTTTAAAGAAGAtcctgggaggcaggaagaacACTTACCTCATCTTTCTCATGGCTCTAGAGTACATGTTTACTACCCTGACTATAATCCCTATGATCCTAGGGAAAATTCACCATACCTTAGAAGCAATACATGGTATGAAAGAGATGATTCTCCCAATACCATGGGGCAACCTGAAAATCCACACTACCCCATGAATACTCCAGACCCAAAAGAGACAATCCCGTATAATGAAGAAGACCCAATTGATCCAACTGGAGATGAACATTTCCCAGGACAAAGTAGATGGGATATGGAGGAGTTGAGCTTTAAAGAAGACCCAACAGTCAGGCACTACGAAGGTGAACAATATACCTCAAATCAGCCAAAAGAATACCTTCCCTATTCCTTAGATAATCCATCAAAACCCAGAGAGGATTTTCTTTATGGTGAATTTTACCCCTGGAACCCAGAGGAGAACTTCCCATCATATAATACAGCTCCCACTGTATCATCACCTGTGGAGAGCAGGGGCTATTATGCCAACAATGCTGTTGGACAAGAAGAAAGCACTATGTTTCCTTCTTGGAGCTCCTGGGATCCCAGGATTCAAGCCCAAGGGCAGAAAGAAGGGAGACcatatttaaacagaaatttctGGGATCAGTCAACAAATTTATACAAGACCCCTACTAGTTCACCACACCAGAAAGAGAACCAGCCTTATTCCAATAACTCCCCAGCTGGTCTTCAGAAAAATCCAACATGGCATGAAGGTGAGAATTTGAATTATGGTATGCAAATCACTAGGTTAAATTCACCAGAGAGAGATCATTTGGCTTTCCCAGATTTAATTCCTCCAGATTACCCAGGAGGTCAAAAAGAATCACATGTCTTTCACCTAAGCCAGAGGGGCCCTTGCTGTGCTGGTGGCTCCATGTGGCCCAAGAACAATCCACTTGCTCTACAAGACTATACTCAATCCTTTGGTCTTGCACCAGGGGAGAACCCAGACACCAGCACTGGGTATGCAGAAGATAGTCATATTAAGTATGCAAGACAGACTGTCTCCCCGACAAGCATTGTACCTGGCCAAAGAAACAGCTCAGAAAAAATACTGCCTGGAGAAAGTCAAAACCCAAGTCCTTTCAAGGATGATGTGTCCACTCTGAGGAGAAGCACACCATGCTCTGTAAAGAGTCAGTTGAGTCAAAGGGGAATTATGCCCTTGCCTGAAGCCAATTCCCTTCAATCAAAGAATACACCTTGCCTCACAAGTGATCTTGGGGGAGATGGAAACAATGTTTTGGAACAAATATTTGAAGGCAACCAGCTCAATGAAAGAACTGTTGACCTTACTCCTGAGCAGCTTGTTTTTGGTACACCTGACGAAGAGCCCAGGCCAGAAGGAATCCCAAATGAAATGCAAGGCAATGAGAGTGAAAGGCAGCAACAAAGACAATCTAGCATCCTACAGTTACCATGTTTTGGCTCCAAATTAGCAAATTATCACACCTCTAGCATTGGAACCCCATCTAGCCTTGGAAGGCAAGACTCATTTGATGGGGATCCAATTATGCCTACTGAAACTCCTAACTCTTTGGCAGGGCTAGCTACTGGGGCACAGTTTCAGAATATAAATGTAGACCCACTTAATGAAGATGAACACACTCCATTTGATTCTCTTCAAATAGGGACCAATCCACAGGACCAGGTGCAAGATTGCTTATTACTTCAGGCCTAG